The following are from one region of the Oncorhynchus masou masou isolate Uvic2021 chromosome 24, UVic_Omas_1.1, whole genome shotgun sequence genome:
- the slc25a16 gene encoding graves disease carrier protein, translating into MATEAAVSTPGRPAIPNHSQGDYHFVRSFVAGGVAGCCAKSTIAPLDRVKILLQAHSPHYKDLGVVATLCAVPKKEGYLGLYKGNGAMMVRIFPYGAIQFMAFDKYKKILNKQLGISGHIHRLMAGSMAGMTAVICTYPLDVIRARLAYQVKGHHRYTGIGNAFQTIYLKEGGIPGFYKGLIPTLIGMAPYAGFSFFTFGTLKSLGLAHFPELLGRPSSDNPEVMVLKTHVNLLCGGVAGAIAQTISYPLDVARRRMQLGVVLPDSDKCLTLTKTLKYVYSQYGMKKGLYRGLSLNYIRCVPSQAVAFTTYEFMKQTLHLN; encoded by the exons GTGTAGCTGGATGCTGTGCCAAGTCCACCATCGCTCCTCTGGACAGAGTAAAGATCCTACTGCAAGCCCATAGCCCCCACTACAAAGATCTGG gaGTGGTAGCCACTCTCTGTGCTGTGCCAAAGAAGGAGGGTTACCTGGGGCTGTATAAAGGCAATGGGGCTATGATGGTCAGGATATTCCCCTACGGAGCCATCCAGTTCATGGCCTTCGACAAATACAAGAAGATCCTCAATAAACAGCTGGGCATCTCTGGACACATCCACAGGCTAATGGCCGGTTCTATGGCAG GGATGACAGCAGTGATATGTACGTACCCTCTGGATGTGATAAGAGCCCGTCTGGCATATCAGGTGAAAGGACACCATCGCTACACAGGCATTGGAAATGCCTTTCAGACGATATACCTAAAG GAAGGAGGCATCCCTGGCTTCTACAAAGGTCTCATCCCAACCCTTATAGGCATGGCTCCATATGCAG GGTTCTCGTTCTTTACCTTCGGCACGCTGAAGAGTCTAGGTCTGGCCCACTTCCCAGAGCTACTGGGGCGACCGTCCTCAGACAACCCAGAGGTGATGGTGCTGAAGACCCATGTCAACCTGCTCTGTGGAGGGGTGGCTGGAGCTATCGCACAGACCATTTC CTATCCTCTAGATGTTGCCAGGAGAAGGATGCAGTTAGGAGTGGTACTTCCTGATTCTGACAAATGTCT taccctgaCCAAGACTCTGAAGTATGTGTACAGTCAGTATGGGATGAAGAAGGGTCTGTACAGAGGGCTGTCTCTCAACTACATCCGCTGTGTGCCCTCTCAGGCTGTGGCCTTCACCACCTATGAGTTCATGAAGCAAACCCTCCACCTCAACtag